The genomic window GCATCATGGTCAGCATACCGGGAGGAACGCGAGCTATTCTAGCAGAATTCCGCTGCCGTAGCCGAACTCGCCAGAGTTTGGACGTTCTGCCCGTATTTCCAAAGTCTTGGCGACTTCGGCTACCGGCTAACACAAAAAAATCCTGGTCAGCTCTGTTGAGCTGACCAGGATGGTTGATTTGCTGGCAGGTGGGTTAGCCGCGGCTAGTCGAGGAAGCCGACGAGGTCTTGGCTGCGGCTGGGCTGCTGCAGCTTGCGAACCGCTTTGGCTTCGATCTGCCGGATACGTTCGCGGGTGACCTTAAAGATATGGCCGACCTCTTCCAGGGTGTAGCTGTAGCCGTCGCCCAGCCCGTACCGCAATTTGATAATTTCACGTTCGCGGTAGGAGAGGCTTTTGAGCACATTGTTAATGCGATCGCGAAGCATATCCTGAGCCGCCCCGATGGCCGGGCTTTCTGCCGTACCGTCGGGCAGCAGGTCGCCGAACTGACTGTCTTCGCTGTTGCCGACCGGGCGATCCAAGCTGATCGGGTAGCGGCTCATGGCCAGCACGCGACGAGCTTCTTCGATGGTCGTTTCGGCGCGTCGAGCGGTTTCTTCGATCGTCGGTTCGCGGCCGAGTTCCTGCAGCAGCTGGCGAGCGACGTTCCGCACGCGGCTCATCGTTTCCACCATATGCACGGGGATCCGAATCGTCCGGCTTTGGTCGGCCACCGCACGGGTGATGGCTTGGCGAATCCACCACGTGGCGTAGGTACAGAACTTAAAGCCACGGCGGTATTCGAATTTGTCGACCGCTCGCATCAGCCCGGCATTGCCTTCTTGGATCAGGTCCAAGAAGGATAGTCCGCGGTTGCGGTATTTTTTGGCGATCGACACGACCAGTCGCAGGTTGCCTTCGCTGAGTTCGCGTTTGGCTTGCTGGTATTCGCTGTAGACACGTTTGAGCAATTCCACGCGGCTGTTCAGCGAGGTCGGGGTTTCCTGGCAGGCGGTGAGGATCTGGCGGCGTTCTTGCAACAGACGGTCACGATCTTCGCGACCCTGCTTGGTTTTGCGAGCGGCTTTGATCAGCAGGTCGAGTTCTTGCAGGCGGTTGTTGAATTTCTCCAGCAACGCGATGCGGTTTTCGATGCGTTGGGTACGCAGGCCCAGTTCTTCGACCAAGCGAACGGCGCGACGACGGCGATGCGCCAGCGAACGCCAAGCTTCCTGGCGTCGTTCCTCGGAAGTCGATTTGCTCAGCGCGATCCGCCAATCGTGGCAGTTGCGACGCAGCAGCACCGACAGGGTTTTCAAGTTGTGTGGCAAGCGGCCGAGGATTTGTTCTTTTTCCAAACGATCCGTAACCGACACCTGGACGGTGCGGTCAAAGGGCAGCTCGCCGCGATGGACACGCTTGAGGGTCTTGTAGGCTTCGACCAGAACGTAATGGTTTTCCAGCAGTTTGGAACGGAAGCGGCGACGGGTTTCCTCGATGCGTTTGGCCAGCAGAATTTCTTCGCGACGGGTCAGCAGCGGGATTTCGCCCATTTGCGTCAGGTACATGCGCACCGGATCGTCCGACCAGGTTTCACTCTCGTCGGGAACCAGCAAATCGTCGGGGCTGTCCAGTTGGACTTCGCCTTCAACGGCTTCTACCGCGGTGATCGCCGCCGATTCGTCTTCACTGTCATCGTGGGGCAGCTTGCGAAAATTGCCAACAACGTCGGTTGCGGCTGGCGCATCATCCTCAAAATCATCCAGTAACGTCTGATACAAAGGTGTGACTCCTTTACCTGAAAAAAATGATGCCGAAAAGGTATGTATGGAAGGGATACGACCGCGGGTTCCCACTGACAGCGGGAATGCAATAATGAGGCAATCACGACGTATGGACGGTTAATTCTACCACCGTCAAAGCCGTGGATCGGAACCCTTTGATTAATTGGTAAGACTTTGCGATTAAGGGGCTTTTGCCACCGCCCGGGTGGCCGTGGGGTGACCTCCAGGTTTGCCCAGGTGGCCTCCAGGTTACCCAAACCCAACAAACGTTTGGTCGGTGAACCTGTCGGTCTCGCCTGCGAACCCGAACATCCCGCCCGCGAACCCGGAACATCTCGCCCGCGAACCCGAAGGGGGGCTGCGTGCGTAGAACCATTTCGCAAAGGGCAACCACTGGGTGTCGGCATCCTGCATCCCCAGGGGGTACGGACGAATCAGTCCGTTTTTGGCGTCGAACCTGAGAAATCTGAGGTTCGATCGTCCGGTGTTATTGGTTGTCCCGGTTGTTCATTAAGATTCTAGTCAGCAGACCTGCGTGGTCTAGTCGTTTCGTACAAAGTTAGCCCATCTTCCCGATTGCCTCTTCATGTATGCTTTGCCCTGTTCCTGTGGTCATGTCTTGGAGGTCAGTCCCGGCCAGGCCGGCGACCGGTTGCCCTGCCCCGAGTGCCACCAGGAGGTCGTCGTCCCCCTGCTCCGGGACCTCCGGCAACTGCCACGTGTCGAGCAAGCAGGCGAAGCTTCGGGGGGTACAAAACCCGCTTCCGGCGGAAGTTTCGCCACCCGTTTGCTGTTCGGCCTGGCGGGTTTCGTGGCCCTCGCCGCCGCGGGGTTTGCCACGTTTGCCTTATTCAGTGCGATGGCGGTCGAAGTCGGCTCGAGCACCGAGGAGCACATCGAACGCGACCGCGAGATCCTGCTGCAGGCCAGCCCGGGCGATTTGGTGGAAAGCTGGACGGAAATCGCTAAAACGCCGATGACCGAACGCTTCCCCTATTACTACCAACAGCAGGCCTTCAAAAAAGCGGGCTGGCAACGGCTGATGATCAGCGGTTACGCCGTGGCCGGATTGGCGATTTTTGTGGCCGTGGTGTTGGGCGTTTACGACCGTCGCAAGTCCAGCGGTTGAGGTGGCCGAGAATCCGACGGCGATTCGGACACTTGGGTAGAACCATCAGCTAGGGTCGACAGTCCACCGTTGACTAAACCGGCCCGATCGTGCGACTTGACGGACCCGAGCCTGCTGGCGGTCGTACAGAATGGCGAGCTGTCCGCCCAGCCAGCGACGACCAATTAACACGGCCACCGCCTCGTCACGCCAACCACGCCAGTGGCCGTACCGGGCGAAGGAACCATCGGCGGCCAGCAAGCCGGCCAACAGCGAATCGTCGGGATCGATGTCCCGGCCCCCACGACAGTCGCTGCAGACCTGCGACTCGATCCGCCCAGGAGCGACCGCCCGGCCGCATAAAACACAGCACTCCAGCTGGTCGGGTAAAGCCCACAGACCGCTGATCGGACACTGCGCCAAGCGATCGGCCAACACCTGCCGGCCGGAAACCTCGCAGGTTTTCAAGTTGGAAAGCAACGTCGACGTGCCGCTTTGCTCGCAGCGGCCGACCGCTTGCGGTACCGTCACCGTGCCATCATCCAGGGCCAGCACTTCAAAGGACTCCTCGCCCGATGCGGAACAGCGATACTTTTCCGGTCGCTGATAGCCCTGAACAAAATCGATCGCCCAGCCAGCAAAATTCGATCGCCCCTCGGCGCCGTTGCCAAACCGAAACGCCACCGCGCCCGAGGCCCAGCGGCACCACACGACCGTCGCCGCCAACCAGTCCGGCGCGGCCCCGACGGCCCCGCTGTCGGTTTGCAGGGCCGCGGCGATCCAGCGACGAACCATCGGCGCATCGTTGGCTCGCAGACGCTCTTCACAGGGCTCCAATTCCTTCAACCCCAGCCGCTCGATCAACTCGGCGGCCAGCGGCTGACCGTCGCCGCCGTACCAACGGTGCTGAACCTGACCGCCCTCAGCGTCCCAAGTGATCCGCAGCAGTGGCCGCGGTTCGAGCGTACAGCCGGACAGTTCACTGTGCCCAGCGGTGACGTGGTAGCACCCCAAGATACTGGGCGAGAGTTCGCGGACCTGTTGAGGATCGCCCAGCGGAATCGCTTCCACCGTCGCCGGCCCGGC from Roseimaritima ulvae includes these protein-coding regions:
- a CDS encoding sigma-70 family RNA polymerase sigma factor — its product is MYQTLLDDFEDDAPAATDVVGNFRKLPHDDSEDESAAITAVEAVEGEVQLDSPDDLLVPDESETWSDDPVRMYLTQMGEIPLLTRREEILLAKRIEETRRRFRSKLLENHYVLVEAYKTLKRVHRGELPFDRTVQVSVTDRLEKEQILGRLPHNLKTLSVLLRRNCHDWRIALSKSTSEERRQEAWRSLAHRRRRAVRLVEELGLRTQRIENRIALLEKFNNRLQELDLLIKAARKTKQGREDRDRLLQERRQILTACQETPTSLNSRVELLKRVYSEYQQAKRELSEGNLRLVVSIAKKYRNRGLSFLDLIQEGNAGLMRAVDKFEYRRGFKFCTYATWWIRQAITRAVADQSRTIRIPVHMVETMSRVRNVARQLLQELGREPTIEETARRAETTIEEARRVLAMSRYPISLDRPVGNSEDSQFGDLLPDGTAESPAIGAAQDMLRDRINNVLKSLSYREREIIKLRYGLGDGYSYTLEEVGHIFKVTRERIRQIEAKAVRKLQQPSRSQDLVGFLD